A segment of the Lycium ferocissimum isolate CSIRO_LF1 chromosome 5, AGI_CSIRO_Lferr_CH_V1, whole genome shotgun sequence genome:
CCTTTACATTCCACCACACTTCATTGCTATACCATCATTTGCTTTGCTATACTCAACAGACGAGGTAGTAGTAGATCCATCCATTACTATAAAGCCATTGGACATCAATGGTGTCAAAGTGCGCCTTTTCACGAGGGTGATGTGCAATGAAATGCCTTAAGAGTTGAATATGGTTCAAGAACCATATGACTTAATCTCTCTATGTTTTCAAAGGGAATGGTCACTTGGGATTCAAGAAGTAGCAAACTCTTCTTACCACTTCTAATTAAATGGATAAAAATTACTTATTGCAGTCAAATGACTTTctaaacaaataaaaagtaaagaaatttaaacatgaaatcatatCAGATTGTGGTAGAAAATAACTATCTTGAAACAAATTCTCAATCAAAAGGCACCTGAAAAAGTAGAGTTTCAAATCTTGCAAGATCAATATCCATAGGCAATTTCATTGTTCCCAAAGAAACCCCATCTTCATAATCTTGACCTTTAGATGAAATGCTGCCATCCCCACCAGTTGCTTTCACCACAACTGACAAATTCTGGCAACTAGAAAACTCGCTGAGGTTAAAGaacttatttttattgttgtagttgttgttcttgttggtGATGAACAAAGTTGAAAGAGGAATAGACCTTGAAGGACAAATTTGCACTTGGGAATTATGTGTTATGTGAAACAGTTGTCTGGTTGTTGAGGAAAACATGGCTACTTGCCTTCCTTTTTTCCAATTTGTGTTTTAGTTTTGTTCCATGTGCTGTTAGAAATGGTTATTTTGTGACCATAATGATGAGATAGGATAAGGGCTTTTGCAAATCAGTGGTGGACAGTCTactagaaaagaacaaaaagattACTGCTAAGCTCCATGTCAAGCAAGTGAGATCAACTATTAATCCAAAAATGTTACAGTAAAAAGATTAATTTCTCTAGCGCtagatattttaaattttttgctcTGACATATAATCTCTGATCTGGCCCTTCCCCGAACCCTGCGATAAGGGACCTTAGTGCACCgtgttgttttcttcttctataaATCTCTAACACGATAATGTCGAGTCATTCATTGTAATGCAAAAATCTCTAAAGAAAATTCGACCATTCCTTGGACACTACGCATAGGGCAGCTTAGTACACCGaactaattcttttcttttataaatcCTTGACGGATCAGTATACAACAATGTCGCATCATTAATTTATTTAGGAAAAATATATGACGGTGGTAAGGCCCTTCCGCAGACCCCATGCATAGTGGGAGCTCCGCATTAATAATCTATATTGGAAAAATCTGACAGTGGTCTAGCCTTTTTTCGGATTCCACGCACAGCGAGAGCCTAGCATACCGTAttgctttttttctttcataagCATACCATattgtttttttcctttcatgaATCTCTGGCAAGACTGTTACCATGATGCCTCGTCATTAATCTATACTGGAGTTTAATTCAAGTAATATGACTGCGTATAGATTTTATATACAATCTACAATGACATATATTCCACTCTTACTACAACCGGATATGCTAGATAGAGTTATAACCTGCTACAATcggtaatgataatgtaaaagTGCTTCACTATTCCTTCTATATTTCCCTATTCTCTAGCAAATAATTCACGTCATAATTATAGCACCTCCTTTCCTACTTGAGGAAGCTAAGCCAATATCCCAAAATCAAGCTGTCCAGTTTGATATGTCGTAGATAAATCCAAACTGGAATCATAATCACATATTCTGAAAAAGATTTACCAGAAATAATGCATCAATATTGCTGCAaccaaaagttctttttttttaccccatgtattttaaattaaatctcatgtatttgtgtgagatTGCCCTTTATTTGGGTAATTTgtactttaatttttgcccttcaaattgttggtcttcaAATTTTACTTTCTCCCCCCCTCGCCTAACACCCTAGCGAAAATTTCActaaacaaaggagatgggaTAGAACATGAGCTTTAAGGCTCGAACCCCAAAtcagttataaaaaaaaaaaaaaaaaaaatctcaaggtagactttgcaaaattctgccttaagacaAAATTTGGCCTTCACAGGCAGAATTTCTGCCCATGCAAATTTTGCCTGAAGGGcagaatttaaagaccaccattttgcggggtaaaaattaaagaccatccccaacgaaacccccagcgaagggcaatcctgcaaattgcccccaAAAGTTTAGCTAATAGTAAATTCAAGCACAGCTCACTCTGAGAATCCTAAATATAGAAACATGGAAATTGGGATCATTAAAAGGATGATGAAGAATAAAACTATGCATTAAACAAGTTTATTCAGCATTTGGAACTTTGCCTGTCAgatgaaaagaaattaattttaagctattttcaatttttctctttgCTGCTGTACAAGTTACACAACTATCTAACTCAAATTCATACAACCACCAAGCTGCAGCAACAAAACCAACTGTCGAAGACTCTTTTGGAAACCCAATGGAACAACTTCCATGTATACTCACGTTGACAGCACATCGCGCTGAAGTTTGTCTTCATTTTGTTGTAAAACTATTATGAAGAGCAAGCTTCAAGCTTGGGAAGAAGACTTCGCCATGCATCTGCTATGCCATTTGCTAGTCGTGCCTGTCCCTTTGCAAATTCATGGAAAGCAAGTCCCATATCCGATGTCTTCTGTTCTTGAAATCGAACAATCTCTTCGTTCATAAGCCTCACTATCGTATCAAATCTTCTCGATGCTTCTTCCCCTTCGGCCTTGAGCTGTACAAATAAAGACAATGTCAGTCACTGCATGGGCAATTCCACAATTAGCCAGCCGAAAAATGAGTAAGTTAAAGCAGACTGACCATTTCATACTCGCGCTCAGCCTCAGCCAACTTCTCTGATCGTGTCAGCCTGTATTTATTTCTGCAATGAAAAGGCAGAGCCAAATATTTCAGTACAGAGACTCTGAGATGCTTCATGTAGTGACTAACGGAGATTATTAATAGGATGCGTATTTCCCAGTCTTAGATAGAGTAACAAACACGTGTTTCGACTCTCTTTAGAATATGGGTAATAAACAGTCACAAAGTTGAGCTCAGATGTAGGTGAAATCAGCAATTAAGCTTTATTTATATACAACATGGAGGACACTGATAAACtaattaaatgcacaaaattCTCATACTGCAAATTTGAAAGATCTAGTGGCCGAAAAACAATTTTGCAACTTACTCCAGAAGAACAAGACTTAGAAGTatttatatcaacaacaaaccaTGTCTCGTACTAAGCGTGCCTTGATGATAAAGCAGCAACTAGACCATACTAATGGTAAAACAGAATGAAGCCTTGTTTATCAAATTTAAGATATCACAGTGCATATTTAACCTTCCCCATACACCCAGAATACAGAAGGGTCATAGACCAGGTCATTTTATAAATGAGACATTGTTGAAAGAAAAGTTTGCAATAATTCAATGGAACTATCACCAAATGCAAATTAAGATCAGATTCAGGAAAccacaaaaagaaacaaaacgTGAGAAAGAGCAGTAAAGGTTTTGAGCCATACAAGTCTATTTCCTTAAACTTAATTGTCTCAGCTAGTTCACACTGCTTCTTGAATGCAGTTGCTCTCTCTGCTACCGTAGCCTGTTCAAAGTTAGCATGGAGATGAGTGTAGGACAGTAACAGAACATTACGCTACTCTTAgcaaagaaaaggatgaaagcACCAATACAGATGCAACAGTTGTTTATATTTGAGGATGCAGTATTTGTGAAATGCGCACTCAAGGCAGGCTTGGCGCTTCGCCTTGTTTTAGTTGAACCTTGTTGCCTTAAAAGGCATGCTCGAGTCCTGAAGCGAAGTTTAAAGCAGGCTTGGAAAATGACATATTATTGTTACCCAAATGTTATTTACAGATATTCTAATGATCAAGAGCAGAAAATTAGAATTTTTGTATGAAAAAAATTGATCTTAAATCTTACGTAGAAACTTATAATTGCACCAGTGATTAATTGGAAAATTATGATTCTAGCTGAACATGATTGATATGGAATAGATTTACTTCAAATAATGCACGTGATACCACATATTGCATTTTCTCTACccatatatttatcatttgtcTTCAATAATTACTTTTTCTTGCGTGCGTGTGTATACAACTTCATCATGTGCTTATAGTTAACTTCAAATAACTTCATCATGTGCCTAGTTTCACTAATGCACCCACATTTTTGCCTTTGATGACACTGCATTGAAGCAAAACATTGACAGTACAATTTTTTGGTCTTGTTAAAATACGATTACCAGTCAAGTTTCTACTTTCTTTTTTCTGGTTTGTGGCcggttggggggtgggggggtgggggggtgggggtgttgAAGAACTGcagcaaaaagaaaaactcCATCCATTTTGAGGAAAAATACACCTTTTCTCAAAAGCAAAGTTGACCGCTCACCTTAATAGATTGCACAGCTCGAACATAATCCTTCAAAGGTTCTTCAAAGTTCATTAAAAGGTGGTGGGCCTGAGTGAGAGAGCACTGTCTGTTATCATTACCTACTTTTGAATAAGAGAAAAGACCATTTGTTATTCTTTGTTGAAAATACCTCTTTCTGCAGCTTAATTGATATTATCTCAGACTTTGCCCCAAGTTCTGAAAATGCCTTTCCAAGGGCATCGTCctcacaagtaccaagaagcTTGACTGCCTTTCCAAATTCTGACAGAGATTCGCCCAACTCTGAGTaacaagagaaatcataagTCAGCTTCTTAGAATGACAAGTTTGTCATATACATGAGGAGGAGAAAGGAAAAAGTACACAATATATTAGAAAAACAAACACATGATGAGCTAACAAAAGTCACATGCCATCTTCGGATTGAAAACTGCGAGCCAAAGAAAAGAGATCAAGAAATGCCAAATACAGAGAAGGAGGTTGACCAAACAGTTCACATTTGAAATTCCTCATTTTCAACTTGCATCTGGGCTATAATGTCCCAGTTTGCAATTTTTCATTGAGTAATATCAAGATCCTCATTATATGCCCAACCACATATCTGAATAAAAATGTGCCTGTCTGCActgaaattgaattttcttacagCCAGTGTGGCCATGAGCAAAACGGAAAAAGAAATGAGCCCATGCATGTTGTTCCCTTTCTTCATGATAGGAAATAGGAGAGGTTTTTCAATAGTTCACTTCGAGTTTCTCCAgtagacaacaacaacaaaccagTGTAATCCCAGAAGTGGGTTCTGGGGAGGTAAgatgtacgcagccttaccctacctttatggggtagagaggctgtttctgatTGACCCTCGGCAGCCCCCCTCCTCCTTAATAATGGCTTAATCGTTATAATCTTCTCCAATCTAATATTTGGATTTACAAATATAGACATTCCCATTGAAGAGAAGAGTTGATGATGAACCAAAGGTCGTGAGTGCGAGCCACGCCGGGACCAATGTCTTGGTTAACCTTGTCTTCTCCCAGAAAAAGTTGATGATGAACTTCTTCCACCATTACTCGAGCACAAAAATGAGGATCAAAGTGCTAATATGAATTTTAACGTTAGTTAATGAATCAGCCCACTTGGTTAAGGGACGAAGGTACAGGCTGACTCCTCCCAGAAGCTTAGCTACAGGCAAGCTAAGAGGGTGCGAGCAAGGTAGGGAGAAGGCAATAGCACCTGAAACATCATGCCTCTCACCGCTTGAGGATGGGATAGGTATCACCTTAAGAGAGTGAAATAGAAAGTGCTGTAATACTGCATTAAATATCTGAAGTGCAAATACACTTGCACAGAGTACTCACTGCCTTAAACTAGATATTTCCTACCTCTGTGTCTCTTGACAAGACGAAATGCATGCTTTTGAGCCTCAGCTAAATGGTCCTCAAGCTCAAATATGTAGCTCTTCATCTTCTCATATTCTGGAGTTGATTCTTCAACTggcttttcctttccaagaacGACATCACTCACTTTAGATTGCACATCCTGCCATTTACGACTTACTGTTAGTTTTAAAATAATCCAGTGCACAAGCCATTGTAATATGCCCTCTCTCATTGGTGTCGGCTAAATGTGGTTTGAAGTCCACGAATATGcctaaaagttcaagaaaagaaaCGCGCTCTATGCCCCACAGGCCCACACTAAATTATGAACAGTTGTATAGCGGTAAATCACATCAAAGGACAGATGTCAAGTTTAGTTTCAATTCACTTAGAGACAGAACAAGAATATGCTGAAGACCACGAGAATAATACATGAGACAACACATAGGTGTTTTATTAACATAGCATATATAGCCTTCTTTTATGCCATTAGTTTCCAAAACTACCTCTCTTGTAGTTCATTGTAATACAAAGACAATATCCCTAAATCTTACAATAACACAGCCacgaagaaataagaaatttacTATTAACCTAACAAGAAATTTACTAGATATCTAGCTcgaattacaaaagaaaagaagactcCTTAGCTACCACTTTGAATTAACagaatttccctttttcttctttatatgAATGATAGGATTGCCAATTTACAACTTCGTTAGTGTAATAGAGATGTTATCAAAGAAATAACATAGAAAGGGGAGTTTGTTTCAATAAGTGtgatcaaaatttaaaagtgtGGAATTGAAAGtataatcatatgaaaattttattttttaatttttatgtaattgtCAGATACCTTAAAGATTTGGATCAAATCTGCAggctttttcttgaaaataccAGTCTCCTGGAACCTTGCTCTGTCCATTGTCTGCAGAAAAGGTAAGATAAAACAAACGTAAATCACTTTGAGAAAAAGATGAAACTGAgcaaaattaggaaaaatatGAAAGCTGGGGGACATTAAAGGCATGATACACAGTTCAATATCCGTGCACCCATGGTGGATTTCATATCTCAAGTACAATGCTAGTGAATTTTTATAATCCCTGATTTACTATCTTTGCATAACTTGTCTCTAAACCGAACAACCCCTAAATTCTTCAAAGATAGTGCTCAATTAGTtaatagaaataaagaattGGGGTCAATTACAGTAGTTGTTCCCTAAATATCGTGTGTGTAAAAGGTTAAGTAACACAAACTAAAGAGACCACAAAATCAGTACAAGATAAAGATGAGAGACGTTCATGATATGGCTTGGTAACAATCAGAAACATCATCACAACTAACAGACACCAGACGAGAAAGGCCTTATACCTCCACAAGAAGTTAAGATAACATATGAACTCCACTAAATAGTCCAACCAAGTAAATTAACATTCATTACCTGCTCATCAGCCTGCAAGAAGGTTCTCAAATCGTCACTTTGCCGAAGCTCATGATGTGAGGCTATTCTGTTTACAAACACATCCAGAGCTTGGCGCCTCATTTCAATAAATTCTGCACTAAATCTGAACTTTTCTGCAAGAAGGTAGATAGTAATTATCTCAAAATGCTTTCTCAAAAGAAGATTATTTTATTGGTGCAAAAGCTGGTGGCTTCCCTTGATAGATTCCACTACTTAAATCTTTATAACCAATACTTCTCCAACAAAAATGGGATTGTCCCCCAAATACAGACATCCTTACACGTGTTTGACACAGTTAAATATGCCTCTATAAC
Coding sequences within it:
- the LOC132057506 gene encoding sorting nexin 1 isoform X2; translated protein: MNTTTQRNGSGGSLQSPRSPSSQGPYLSVSVTDPAKMGNGVQAYISYKVITKTNLPEYQGHEKIVIRRYSDFIWLHDRLFEKYKGIFIPPLPEKSTVEKFRFSAEFIEMRRQALDVFVNRIASHHELRQSDDLRTFLQADEQTMDRARFQETGIFKKKPADLIQIFKDVQSKVSDVVLGKEKPVEESTPEYEKMKSYIFELEDHLAEAQKHAFRLVKRHRELGESLSEFGKAVKLLGTCEDDALGKAFSELGAKSEIISIKLQKEAHHLLMNFEEPLKDYVRAVQSIKATVAERATAFKKQCELAETIKFKEIDLNKYRLTRSEKLAEAEREYEMLKAEGEEASRRFDTIVRLMNEEIVRFQEQKTSDMGLAFHEFAKGQARLANGIADAWRSLLPKLEACSS
- the LOC132057506 gene encoding sorting nexin 1 isoform X1; protein product: MNTTTQQRNGSGGSLQSPRSPSSQGPYLSVSVTDPAKMGNGVQAYISYKVITKTNLPEYQGHEKIVIRRYSDFIWLHDRLFEKYKGIFIPPLPEKSTVEKFRFSAEFIEMRRQALDVFVNRIASHHELRQSDDLRTFLQADEQTMDRARFQETGIFKKKPADLIQIFKDVQSKVSDVVLGKEKPVEESTPEYEKMKSYIFELEDHLAEAQKHAFRLVKRHRELGESLSEFGKAVKLLGTCEDDALGKAFSELGAKSEIISIKLQKEAHHLLMNFEEPLKDYVRAVQSIKATVAERATAFKKQCELAETIKFKEIDLNKYRLTRSEKLAEAEREYEMLKAEGEEASRRFDTIVRLMNEEIVRFQEQKTSDMGLAFHEFAKGQARLANGIADAWRSLLPKLEACSS
- the LOC132057505 gene encoding uncharacterized protein LOC132057505; this translates as MFSSTTRQLFHITHNSQVQICPSRSIPLSTLFITNKNNNYNNKNKFFNLSEFSSCQNLSVVVKATGGDGSISSKGQDYEDGVSLGTMKLPMDIDLARFETLLFQWANSLCQGAMLPLPVPLKVDKIPRGARVCFITVDGAQTEVIAYIDCMVFPATENSPPIFRAIRNGPSRDNPPPGEPRIMRSLLGALQKSVEIARV